The Corylus avellana chromosome ca11, CavTom2PMs-1.0 genome contains the following window.
ATTCAGCAGAAGTGAATTGGTAAGGCATCATACCACACACTTCGTAGTGTCACAAAACGTCAACCCCACATATTCATGGTTCAACATCAGCTTGTACCCCAAATCTCTAAAACATTCTCAAGCAAAGGTTACTAAATCAAATCTCACCAACTCATTACTAAGAAACACTACTTGACACAGCCTCACATTTCCTTTCCATGTGCTGAAAGTGAGAAGAGCCTGAAACACGATATCTGGATGTCCTAACCCTAAATCTCTCTTTACATAAGCATTGAAATCAAGTCAAAATGCACTTTCCACATCAACAAACTCCATAAATTTCcaaacataaaagaaatttcaTCATTCAAAACCCTAATGCATCTTAATCAAATACACCCCACCAAACTTCCCTGagataaaacaaaattcaaaatttactcCAGTTGGAAATGTAACACGAAATTGATTCAATACCTCCATGACTATCCCTCTCAAATTCTCGGAGTGAGTAGGAACAACTTTTCCCACTCTCAGCTGAAAGTCACCCAGTTGGTACTGAAAGCCCTacacatcaatcacaaacatatAACCCATATAACCCAATAAGCcatcaaacacacacacacacacacacaaaaaaaaaacaaaacaaaaaaacaaattggaaaTCTCTTAACATCGAAATGAAGCGCGACACGGGTCTTGTAAGACTGAAGCTTCTCCATGAGAGTCTGAATCGACGAGTCCGCCTCGAGCACAATGCGCTGCCCTCGGATTATGAAGTAGTACTTGTTCGGCTGCTCCGGCAGTGAAATCCCTAGAAAATCGCGCGGGAAATCGACCGCCATTGACTGTTCTGGTAAAAGTCAATTGTTGTACAAATTTTCACACAAATCATGTATACAAATTCCACAAAATgacaaattcgaaagattaaaaaaaaaaaaaaaaaaaagtgttttgaggGAGTAAGAATGAAAAATGACCTCGGGTGTGGGGTTTGTAGAAGGTGAGGGTGGCTCTCCAGCGGCCTTCTTTGACGCCATTGATGCTCTCGACGCACTGCGAGACTTCGCTCAGGATTTGACTGTTCACAGTGCTTCCTGCGTTTGGCTGCCAGTGCAAAACCCTAcagaaaaaattttgattttcaattttttttttttttctttcaaaaataaaattttctcgagcttgaaagaaaaacaattttttttttgtttcgttATTTTTACCATTTGAGTGTCATCTTCGTCTTGTGGAGACTCTGACTGACACACAGAGGTTCCTGAGAGAGCTCACGGAAGAACAAGACCAGGTCCCTGTGACGTCGCAGGCGAGGTTTTTCTCAATTCATTGCTCAATTTGCTCTCCAtacaaaaacattttcctaaatATGAATCACATCGTAATAcacttttaaaaatacttttctgcCTCGTGAGTcgtgacaatatatatatatatatatatatatataaaataagtagTTCAATTGACTGGAATCACGcataataaagcggaggtcactagacTTCTTATCCTCTCACAtacaaacatataaaaaaaaatccatttttttaagTCCATCAATATTCAATGCTATGATTGAAATAACATTTTGATAATAATCAAtgggaaaatgtataataatttCTTGAATCAAtcttccaaaatttaaaattttttaatttttttgttttttttcgaaaatttactgggtcaatcgaaataataataaaattcataccatcaaattttttttaaacaccaTGAGTTCAGAGTCCAATAAAGCAGCATTGTTTGTCACaagtaaaatattaaatttttattaatttaattttataatttaaatctaaaaataataaaaaataaaaaataaaatgggtagTTTAGTTTGGGGTGGCCGCGAACCATGAGTGGTTTGGGGTGCTTGCGGCCACCTTGGGCACCccttctatttatttgtttttttatatttaaattaataaaaaaaattaaaattttatatatgtgtcagcttttttttatttaagggtaaagttataaatttataataaacttAAGGTCCGTTTGggaatgcattttaaaaaaaataagaaaaatgtataataagttcCTGAATCAatcctccaaaatttaaatctccttaagttttttttttttcgaaaatttagttCCTGAgtcaattaaaatgacaataaaatccttGCCGTCAAGATTTTTTAACAACCGTTAGGACAACTCAAAACACACTGttttacataattaaaatattaatttaatttaaaaaattaagtcgaaattttttttttaaaaaaaaaaaaaaatttgaaggctGTCACCCCTAGCTACCACCCAACCTCTATGGGGTGGCTTGAAACCACCAGGGTTTGGGTGGCTTCGATAACCACCATGGGTGGAGAGGCCCTTAAATCCCAGGTGGCGCAAGCCACCGATGGTGGGGTAACTACTTGGGCCTCATAGGGGTTGGTGTAGTGGCAGCTCTTgtatactttaatttttttattttttattttttttttaatttttttttagatttaatttttaaattaaattaataaaaatttaatattttaatccggtaaaacggtgcgttttaaGTGGCCCTAACGGCTGTTAACAAATTTTGACTGCAgggattttattgttatttcaattGACTCATAAACTAAattttcgaaagaaaaaaacttagggagatttaaattttgaagggttaACTCATaaacttattatatatttaccctaaaaaataatctgcgtttttaaaccaaatcgcaattttggagtgtttgaaattgcgatttgaaaaacgcaaattttaaaattgtggaAAAATTcgtgatttctataagctgattagggggtacttatttgaaaaagtgcgaatttaaaccaaaatcacaatttcgcttaaaacaatatttggcgcaatatttacttatttggccatgaaaccgcaattatatgctaatgttatcaaaatactcaattgataaaaaaaatatttattaacatgttttatcaaacgcctatatgattttaaaaagtagtaattttaaaaacgcaatttttaaaaacgcattttttaaaatcgcacttattgaaattgcACTTATTCATCTACCTACCATGTCATATGACAACCAATAATTAATTGTGACATACATTCACGTGTGTATTTAACAGATTTGGTCAAACaattgagcatattgatcaTTTTACATAAGAATAACGCctatatgattttaaaaagtagtaattttaaaagcgtaatttttaaaatcgcacttattgaaattgcACTTATTCATCTACCTACCATGTCATATGACAACCAATAATTAATTGTGACATACATTCACGTGTGTATTTAACAGATTTGGTCAAAcaattgagcatattgataattttacataagaataatgttatttagtgaGATGTAATATGAATGTTATACAAATAGGATgatataatagtaaaaattaacattttttttttaattaataataattcaaagacTAATTTTGACAATTATATCATTAAATTGTATGACGATTATATAGTAGCAATTAatggattcgaactagtgaccttcgcttcataatACGTGGTCCCCaatcgattgaactaccccttaaaGACTAATAACATtactactaataaaaaaaaaaaagctaataacattactctttacaTAAAATAGCTAATCCAAGCATCAATTTGGTGCTTTTAATATCTCAGGGGTTAATTTAGTACAACTGCAAAACATAGGGACTAAACTAGTAATTTGTTCCTTTATAAAATTGTCCACAAAAGAGTAAATTTGCTAACGAATCCTCCAACGGAACAAGAAACTCTGTTTGTGACGCAAACTCCCTTCCTGGTTGCAATAGGTTTCTCCTCCTTTAGTCCTTACGAAGTACGAACCCAGAGAAAACCAGTGAGAGCTTAAGCAGAGTGCTAGGGAGGGTTTTCGCAAGCCCTAACTATAGGCGCATCCCAAACAGTCACAGGCATTCGAGGCCAATGGCATGCTTGTACATACCGGTGCAGAACTCAGAGGAGGAGGTCAGGGTCGCGCTCGATCAGCTCCCTCGCGACGCGGCCGATATCCTCGACATCCTCAAGGCCGAGCAAGCCCCGCTCGATCTCTGGCTAATCATCGCGGTTCGTTctatttgttgatttttattttcttattgtttttccACGAATTGTTGCGATTATGgttgcactttttttttaaaaaaaaattaattaattaatttttttaaaaattcaattcaTGGCACAAGTTAGAGTACAGTTGTGCTGAATTCACGTAGTAAACGACGTAGTATTTAGTCGAATTAGCTCGATTACCCGAATTCAGCCCGAACCGTATAGTTTTACTTAGCGCGTGAGCTACTCATTGGAAAAACTCCACTATACCGTTGATCTTGATCAGTGAACATGCTTCAACAATGAGTGAGTGGTAATGCATGCATAAATGGATTACTAGTATGACTGCCACAGGAATTTCTTAAtagtgtgtgcgtgtgtgtatatatatatgtgtgtgtgtgtgtgtgtgtgtgtatgtatgttTGTATATTGTTCAATTATTGCTATGTTGCAGAGGGAGTACTTCAAGCAAGGAAAAGTTGAACAATTCAGACAAATTTTGGAGGAAGGGTCAGGCCCTGgtaactctttttatttttgtttttgtttttgtcttcgTTTTCGTTTATATTGTTGGTGTAGTTCAATCTTCTAATTTCCTCACAAGATAAGGGCCTGGCATGAATTGGTAGGAAACTCTGTTGGGTTTATGAcgtcgtgttttttttttttttggtgcagaAATTGATGAGTATTATTCCGATGNNNNNNNNNNNNNNNNNNNNNNNNNNNNNNNNNNNNNNNNNNNNNNNNNNNNNNNNNNNNNNNNNNNNNNNNNNNNNNNNNNNNNNNNNNNNNNNNNNNNaataaaataaaattgaaggctGTCACCCCTGACTACCACCCAACCTCTATGGGGTGGCTCACCCCTGCAAGCCACCCCAtgtagggccggcaattttgacacgacccgcgaatccgatacgaacacgacacgaaaaaacatgTATTGGGTTTAggctaatcgggttcgggtcgtaatcgggtctacccgattaagacccgaaaatttcgtgtctggcgggtcggcccggcgggtctggcgggtcgatcCGTCATACATGATTACTGTGCGGGTCTGGCTGGTCGACCCGTTAGGCACGCACAGTATCCGGGTCTGTCGGGTCGACCCGTCAGACcctgctttttctttctttttttagtatccgggtctggcgggtcgacccgctagacccggtttttttttccttcttttttcagTATCCGGggctggcgggtcgacccgccaNNNNNNNNNNNNNNNNNNNNNNNNNNNNNNNNNNNNNNNNNNNNNNNNNNNNNNNNNNNNNNNNNNNNNNNNNNNNNNNNNNNNNNNNNNNNNNNNNNNNNNNNNNTTTATTGACAATTTATACAATAATGGTAATTAAATCCATGTAGCAAGATTTACAAAACATGCCTACGGGCTATGGTTACATTATGGTACATGTATGTATGcaagttttctcttttctcttttttcaatcaCACATGTGGAAGTAGAAGTTTCCAATTTAATTGGTAAAGCAGATTctatttgattcaatttctcTTCTACCAAAATTatcactctttttttctttttctttaattgttttctctACCTTTTGTCTGAAGAAATTTTTGGAAATATTATTATTGGCACTCAATCCACAAGCAGATCTAATAACCAGTTAAGTACTACTGTGAGAAGATTTTCCGTACTCTTAAGGCCATTTGTGCCCAAAGAGATGCATATATATCAAACTTAAAAGGACTTAAGTACGtaattaccaacaaaagagaaagccaacaagAAAACTCCAAAGGAGTAATTCTATTCATCAAGCTGACAAGAAACTGCgattttcattgtttaaattaattttttaacacttttgttacatgtgggactaaagGGTGATGATTGAGAGCACACGGCGTGCATAGCACGcctgtgcattttttttttttaattaaaagaaaaatttttacacGCTGCGTGTTGTCTTCATTTACCCgggactaaattataagtgaactattttaataaatgaacttacttgttttaacttttaatttttaagtttatatgaaattatgagtttaataatttattttggagtacaatttgtcaattacgatcactttcctttttttttttttt
Protein-coding sequences here:
- the LOC132166683 gene encoding mediator of RNA polymerase II transcription subunit 20a-like; amino-acid sequence: MTLKWVLHWQPNAGSTVNSQILSEVSQCVESINGVKEGRWRATLTFYKPHTREQSMAVDFPRDFLGISLPEQPNKYYFIIRGQRIVLEADSSIQTLMEKLQSYKTRVALHFDGFQYQLGDFQLRVGKVVPTHSENLRGIVMEVEYVPISSVEKARQIMEEFLDIWQEAVSKRSLPGHFMHMEPNFAEYGLTDHYTSQHTAVQYATVMAQLIATVQAVQSVRN